The genomic segment CCCGTTCACGACGAAATCGACGTGCTGCTCCAGGCCGAAGATATGCTCGGTCTGCAGGATCGGCGTGGTGATGTGTTCCCGCAGCTTCTTGTGGCCGAATATGGACACGCCGCCGTCCTTGTAGGGATCCTCCAACCAGAAGAATCCGGCTTCGTCGCAGGCTCGTCCTACCTTGAGCGCGTCCGCCCAGGTATTGTATTCGCAGGCGGGATCGATCATGAGGTCCATGCCATCTCCCACGCGCTTTCCCGTGACTTTCACGTTGGCGACCTCGCGCTCGATGGGGGCGTTGCCCCAGCCGTGGATCTTGAAGGCGCGGTATCCCAGGTCCCGGCACTGTTCGGCGAAGTCCGCGAAGGCCTCGGGCGTGTGCAGTCCGCCGTTTTCGTCGCCGTGGTACGTGCTCGCGTAAGCCGGAAGGGAAGTCCTGTAACCGCCCAGCAACTGGTAGACGGGCGCGTTGTAGTACTTGCCTGCGAAGTCCCAAAGCGCCACATCCACCGCGCCGATCTGGGTGCGGTCGGTGTGCCGCAGCCCGCGCTTCAGATCATTGTAGGTCTTCTCCCGTTCGAAAGGATTGCTGCCCAGCAGGTACTGGACCGCCGGTCCCGACGGCGAG from the Gemmatimonadota bacterium genome contains:
- a CDS encoding mandelate racemase, which codes for MTPEITKIETVVFQYTVDNMGVDYNGFNLVYEQGATRKLGGGLLRIHTNLGIVGEYLGGPSPSGPAVQYLLGSNPFEREKTYNDLKRGLRHTDRTQIGAVDVALWDFAGKYYNAPVYQLLGGYRTSLPAYASTYHGDENGGLHTPEAFADFAEQCRDLGYRAFKIHGWGNAPIEREVANVKVTGKRVGDGMDLMIDPACEYNTWADALKVGRACDEAGFFWLEDPYKDGGVSIFGHKKLREHITTPILQTEHIFGLEQHVDFVVNGGTDFVRSGVYEDGGITGVMKIAHAAEGLGLDMELHGGGLAHRHIMASVRNSNYYELGLVHPGIKKTKPHVYAPEFTDELENIDEHGCVPVPQGPGLGAEIDRDYIEAHRVNTIVHEA